The following coding sequences are from one Helicoverpa armigera isolate CAAS_96S chromosome 2, ASM3070526v1, whole genome shotgun sequence window:
- the LOC135118395 gene encoding chorion transcription factor Cf2-like isoform X1: MNFAPFTGHIPTAAAIPTIHQFAAKFGYEGGGSSSGGVVQETRYQASGSGGGVQFAVTPGTGTMAVDGVKFRQAESVVVVSSAQPGTVALAGLAPIHTGEVNTGVKYQTISASSSVNLGNIAYGGQASYVQAETVHQHLKAEQRPEKREYREELHHDIMATMMQQHQGINVAQATPLQQGTQQLLVVLHEPKEAAAIARAIKQEGRNDRAGATAPAEFIISCASGIGDVTDSSTWQTLGGGVADYLSALPLPLHHLLKYSTPANVVESKREEQPTIVTTVNANALNAMPTIATMPANAVNSVVVQTATIVNQNTNTIVMSKKKKKKKSMKEKKPRPKPGEIRLTTALDGSTLYCCPECHMAYPERELLEQHLVGHTMERRFICDICNAALKRKDHLTRHKQSHNPDRPHVCSVCLKAFKRKEQLTLHFVIHSGEKRHVCNECGKGFYRKDHLRKHTRSHIARRVKAEMSQQGSSSSSPPLSHAVPAPAPDPS; encoded by the exons ATGAACTTTGCCCCGTTCACTGGGCATATTCCGACGGCGGCAGCGATCCCTACTATCCACCAGTTCGCCGCAAAGTTTGGATATGAAGGTGGCGGGAGCAGCTCGGGCGGAGTGGTGCAGGAGACGCGCTACCAGGCGTCGGGCAGTGGCGGCGGCGTCCAGTTCGCGGTCACGCCGGGGACCGGCACCATGGCCGTGGACGGTGTCAAGTTCCGCCAGGCGGAGAGCGTGGTCGTAGTCAGCAGTGCTCAGCCTGGCACGGTGGCGCTCGCTGGTCTAGCGCCCATACACACAGGTGAGG TGAACACGGGCGTCAAGTACCAGACCATATCGGCGTCGTCATCAGTGAACCTGGGCAACATCGCATACGGGGGGCAAGCGAGCTACGTGCAAGCGGAGACAGTTCACCAGCACCTGAAGGCGGAGCAGCGCCCTGAGAAGCGCGAGTACAGGGAGGAACTGCATCACGACATCATGGCTACTATGATGCAGCAGCATCAAGGCATCAATG TAGCGCAAGCGACGCCACTACAGCAGGGCACTCAACAGCTCCTGGTTGTGTTACACGAGCCCAAGGAAGCGGCAGCCATAGCGAGAGCTATCAAGCAGGAAGGTCGCAACGATCGCGCCGGAGCTACTGCCCCCGCTGAATTTATCA TATCGTGTGCGTCAGGCATCGGGGATGTGACAGACAGCTCGACGTGGCAGACCCTTGGGGGTGGCGTGGCTGACTACCTGTCGGCACTGCCGCTGCCCCTGCATCATCTCCTCAAGTATTCCACTCCTGCGAATGTGGTGGAGAGCAAGAGAGAGGAACAGCCTACTATTGTGACGACGGTTAATGCTAACGCGTTGAATGCTATGCCTACTATTGCTACG ATGCCAGCGAACGCAGTGAACAGCGTGGTGGTGCAGACTGCGACGATAGTCAACCAGAACACCAACACCATCGTCATgtccaagaagaagaagaaaaagaaatccATGAAAGAGAAGAAACCGCGACCGAAGCCGGGGGAGATACGACTCACTACGGCTTTAG ATGGCAGCACGTTGTACTGTTGTCCAGAATGTCACATGGCGTACCCCGAGCGAGAGTTGTTAGAACAGCATCTAGTCGGACACACCATGGAGCGAAG GTTTATCTGTGACATCTGCAACGCTGCTCTAAAGCGTAAGGACCATTTGACTCGCCACAAACAGTCGCACAACCCGGATCGGCCGCACGTGTGCTCGGTATGTCTCAAGGCGTTCAAGAGGAAGGAACAACTGACGCTGCACTTCGTCATACACTCGGGGGAGAAGAGGCATGTGTGTAATGAGTGTGGGAAAG GTTTCTACCGCAAAGACCATCTTCGCAAGCACACCCGCTCCCACATAGCTCGTCGCGTCAAAGCGGAGATGTCTCAACAAGGCTCGTCGTCATCATCCCCGCCGCTCTCACACGCCgtgcccgcgcccgcgcccgacCCCTCCTGA
- the LOC135118395 gene encoding chorion transcription factor Cf2-like isoform X2: MNFAPFTGHIPTAAAIPTIHQFAAKFGYEGGGSSSGGVVQETRYQASGSGGGVQFAVTPGTGTMAVDGVKFRQAESVVVVSSAQPGTVALAGLAPIHTVNTGVKYQTISASSSVNLGNIAYGGQASYVQAETVHQHLKAEQRPEKREYREELHHDIMATMMQQHQGINVAQATPLQQGTQQLLVVLHEPKEAAAIARAIKQEGRNDRAGATAPAEFIISCASGIGDVTDSSTWQTLGGGVADYLSALPLPLHHLLKYSTPANVVESKREEQPTIVTTVNANALNAMPTIATMPANAVNSVVVQTATIVNQNTNTIVMSKKKKKKKSMKEKKPRPKPGEIRLTTALDGSTLYCCPECHMAYPERELLEQHLVGHTMERRFICDICNAALKRKDHLTRHKQSHNPDRPHVCSVCLKAFKRKEQLTLHFVIHSGEKRHVCNECGKGFYRKDHLRKHTRSHIARRVKAEMSQQGSSSSSPPLSHAVPAPAPDPS, from the exons ATGAACTTTGCCCCGTTCACTGGGCATATTCCGACGGCGGCAGCGATCCCTACTATCCACCAGTTCGCCGCAAAGTTTGGATATGAAGGTGGCGGGAGCAGCTCGGGCGGAGTGGTGCAGGAGACGCGCTACCAGGCGTCGGGCAGTGGCGGCGGCGTCCAGTTCGCGGTCACGCCGGGGACCGGCACCATGGCCGTGGACGGTGTCAAGTTCCGCCAGGCGGAGAGCGTGGTCGTAGTCAGCAGTGCTCAGCCTGGCACGGTGGCGCTCGCTGGTCTAGCGCCCATACACACAG TGAACACGGGCGTCAAGTACCAGACCATATCGGCGTCGTCATCAGTGAACCTGGGCAACATCGCATACGGGGGGCAAGCGAGCTACGTGCAAGCGGAGACAGTTCACCAGCACCTGAAGGCGGAGCAGCGCCCTGAGAAGCGCGAGTACAGGGAGGAACTGCATCACGACATCATGGCTACTATGATGCAGCAGCATCAAGGCATCAATG TAGCGCAAGCGACGCCACTACAGCAGGGCACTCAACAGCTCCTGGTTGTGTTACACGAGCCCAAGGAAGCGGCAGCCATAGCGAGAGCTATCAAGCAGGAAGGTCGCAACGATCGCGCCGGAGCTACTGCCCCCGCTGAATTTATCA TATCGTGTGCGTCAGGCATCGGGGATGTGACAGACAGCTCGACGTGGCAGACCCTTGGGGGTGGCGTGGCTGACTACCTGTCGGCACTGCCGCTGCCCCTGCATCATCTCCTCAAGTATTCCACTCCTGCGAATGTGGTGGAGAGCAAGAGAGAGGAACAGCCTACTATTGTGACGACGGTTAATGCTAACGCGTTGAATGCTATGCCTACTATTGCTACG ATGCCAGCGAACGCAGTGAACAGCGTGGTGGTGCAGACTGCGACGATAGTCAACCAGAACACCAACACCATCGTCATgtccaagaagaagaagaaaaagaaatccATGAAAGAGAAGAAACCGCGACCGAAGCCGGGGGAGATACGACTCACTACGGCTTTAG ATGGCAGCACGTTGTACTGTTGTCCAGAATGTCACATGGCGTACCCCGAGCGAGAGTTGTTAGAACAGCATCTAGTCGGACACACCATGGAGCGAAG GTTTATCTGTGACATCTGCAACGCTGCTCTAAAGCGTAAGGACCATTTGACTCGCCACAAACAGTCGCACAACCCGGATCGGCCGCACGTGTGCTCGGTATGTCTCAAGGCGTTCAAGAGGAAGGAACAACTGACGCTGCACTTCGTCATACACTCGGGGGAGAAGAGGCATGTGTGTAATGAGTGTGGGAAAG GTTTCTACCGCAAAGACCATCTTCGCAAGCACACCCGCTCCCACATAGCTCGTCGCGTCAAAGCGGAGATGTCTCAACAAGGCTCGTCGTCATCATCCCCGCCGCTCTCACACGCCgtgcccgcgcccgcgcccgacCCCTCCTGA